GCTGCGGGCGCTGCCCGGCAAAGGCGGGGGTCGCGCTGGGGGGGCCGGAAAATCCCGTCGGGCCGGGGTTttccccgccgcccccggggTTGACGCAGCCGGGGCCTCCGGGGGCGGCCCTAAGGGCcagcgcccgccgccccgcgcacACTGAGCCCGCGCACCGACCCCATGGGAGCGGCAGCAGCGCGGGCGGCCCGGGCGCTCCTGCCGGCGGCGCTGCTGGCCCTGGCGCTGGGCCCGGGGCCCGCGGCCGCCTTGCCCTGCCGTGCCGACTGCCCGGCGGGTGAGGgctgggccgggctggggcGCGAGGCGGAGGGCGTCGGGCGCCGTCCCGCAGCAACCACCTTCTGTCTCGGCCCACAGGTACCTTCGTGGTAAGCGCAGGCTGCAGGCGGGGCGCGGAGTGTCGGCAGTGCCCGGCTGGCACCTTCTCCAGCGCGGCTGGACGCAGCCGCTGCAAGCTCTGTCGAACGTGCCAAGGTACAGAGACAGCGGCAGGGCTGggcggggcagcggggccgggcgggacACGGCAGCTCCTTACGGCCCCTCTCACCTCCATGGGGGGAATCATCGCGCGTTTTCTCGTCACGGCGCTGCGAGTGAAAATGGTGCTTTGAACAATAACGCCACGGGCCACCCTAACCCCCCAGCCTCTTTTGTTAAAGCAAAGTCCTTGAGCCTCTGCTGCACTGCACCGGCTGTGCCTGGGGCTGcacctaacctaaatctcccttccaCATTCCAGGAATATTCACGTATTTAAAAGAGTGCTCCTCAAAAAGCGATGCTGAATGCACGTGCAAGGAGGGGTATCGCTGCAGCGGCGACGGCTGCTCCCACTGCGAGCAAAGCTGCGGCGTGGGCCAGGAGCACACGGTGAGGGGTAAGGTCACCCATCCCCACCAGATCAAACCTCCCGCACTCACTGCCCGACGTGCCCCACGGCACGGAAACCTCGGGAGTACGAACCACGCAAAATTgaagctgccactgctgctgaatGCATGGAGTGAGCACTAGCAGCAGACAAACCCACCGAACTctgagccctgctgcagctcaaatCGTGCACCAGCTACAAGCAggcaaaaataacatttcatatGCTGTTTTACATGCTCATCTTGTGCAAATTTACCTGTCCTTGTCTGTTGAAGGTTGTCAGACTTGCCACTATGGAACTTTTAACAGTCAGCCCAATGGTTCCTGTAAGAACTGGACAAAGTAAGTAATCTAAAAAATGCTACAGCTATTACAGTTGACTGTAttatctttctttgttttttgtttaggttttcCTGATTTGCTTTAAATGTCTTTCAGATGTTCTGCGAACCAAGTTCTGGAGTCTGGAACTGCAGCAAAAGATGTCATTTGCAAACACGCTTCAGATAATCCCACTTCAGTCACTACCCCATCTACTGTGTCTCCTGCCATTCCATTTTCTATCACTGTGCCAGGTGAGTCATTGTATAATATTGCTTACAGAGCTATAGAACTGTGACATGCTTTGAAATATACTGTAGTTCAATCACTCACCATTTAAAGAGGCCTTTCTTCTAGCCATTTCCAGTGTTGCAGACTTACCCAGAAGCAGATTTGGAGACAAAGTTGTCAGGTAATTCAAGGGCAGTAAAATTTTGCTGTGTAACATTTCTTAGAGAATGTTTGCTTCCTAGGGAACAAGCTCCAGACGGATGTTATCAGAATTTCTCTTactgcagctgggctgctgtgcatagtgtttctgctgcctttgtgcATATGCTTCAGTatctggcagaaaaagaaactacATGCAGTCTTCAAGAAAAGTAAGATACATGGActcttcaatttttctttttgaaaatagaCAGAAATCAGGAATCCAGGTTTTTAAGTATCTTTCAAAGATGGTTGCAGATAGTTTCATTTTTTGGTCTTGTAAGTCAGAAACAacaactgaaaggaaaacagtttggGAATTTTTATTGCAGAAAGCAATTACCTGTGGGCATTCTGTCAACATTGCAGGTTAAGTGCATGCATATCCATAGAAATGAAGTGTATGTGGGAGGTGAAAAAGCTCAGCTAAGGCTTGCTGGTCTGGTTAAGGGTCAGTTCATTTATTACTTCCAAGGGTCATCCTTAGCAGCCAGAATCCAGCACTGCCCAAGGGAAGCTCAAAATGTTCAGCACAAAGATGAGGTGGAATTACATCCAACATAGTTTACagttgggatttttgtttgggtttctctctctctctctctccctgtccCTTTTCCTAGAGATAAGGACCCCTTTCCTTGATCTTCTGTATAATTCTTAATTCAGGAGACAACAGCATTGctcaaaaaaaatcttaacaagTATGATAAACTAGTTTTATCAGGGGTATATGCTGTAAAGAAATAATTCCACATTACTGAAtcatttggaatattttttattgctgaCTTCCTGCACTTGTGACTGAGGAAGGGGGAAATAAGGTGGCTGAATAAATACAACAGAAAGTAAACATctgctatttttctttagtGCATGCCACACCTCAAGACTCAATTCAGGAAGATGCCTGCAGCTGCCGTTTTCCTGAGGAAGAACAAGGTGAATATCAGGATTGTGGCAAATCCACAGAATTCAGAGATCTTCTGGTGAACTAGGAATTGGACTGTCAAGGTCAACCACATTTGAATTTCCTTTTGGAACACAGAAGAACCACCTGT
The nucleotide sequence above comes from Apus apus isolate bApuApu2 chromosome 20, bApuApu2.pri.cur, whole genome shotgun sequence. Encoded proteins:
- the TNFRSF9 gene encoding tumor necrosis factor receptor superfamily member 9 isoform X4, which encodes MGAAAARAARALLPAALLALALGPGPAAALPCRADCPAGTFVVSAGCRRGAECRQCPAGTFSSAAGRSRCKLCRTCQGIFTYLKECSSKSDAECTCKEGYRCSGDGCSHCEQSCGVGQEHTVVRLATMELLTVSPMVPVRTGQNVLRTKFWSLELQQKMSFANTLQIIPLQSLPHLLCLLPFHFLSLCQPFPVLQTYPEADLETKLSVHATPQDSIQEDACSCRFPEEEQGEYQDCGKSTEFRDLLVN
- the TNFRSF9 gene encoding tumor necrosis factor receptor superfamily member 9 isoform X1, with protein sequence MGAAAARAARALLPAALLALALGPGPAAALPCRADCPAGTFVVSAGCRRGAECRQCPAGTFSSAAGRSRCKLCRTCQGIFTYLKECSSKSDAECTCKEGYRCSGDGCSHCEQSCGVGQEHTVVRLATMELLTVSPMVPVRTGQNVLRTKFWSLELQQKMSFANTLQIIPLQSLPHLLCLLPFHFLSLCQPFPVLQTYPEADLETKLSAGLLCIVFLLPLCICFSIWQKKKLHAVFKKMHATPQDSIQEDACSCRFPEEEQGEYQDCGKSTEFRDLLVN
- the TNFRSF9 gene encoding tumor necrosis factor receptor superfamily member 9 isoform X7, which translates into the protein MGAAAARAARALLPAALLALALGPGPAAALPCRADCPAGTFVVSAGCRRGAECRQCPAGTFSSAAGRSRCKLCRTCQGIFTYLKECSSKSDAECTCKEGYRCSGDGCSHCEQSCGVGQEHTVVRLATMELLTVSPMVPVRTGQNVLRTKFWSLELQQKMSFANTLQIIPLQSLPHLLCLLPFHFLSLCQCMPHLKTQFRKMPAAAVFLRKNKVNIRIVANPQNSEIFW
- the TNFRSF9 gene encoding tumor necrosis factor receptor superfamily member 9 isoform X3, with the translated sequence MGAAAARAARALLPAALLALALGPGPAAALPCRADCPAGTFVVSAGCRRGAECRQCPAGTFSSAAGRSRCKLCRTCQGIFTYLKECSSKSDAECTCKEGYRCSGDGCSHCEQSCGVGQEHTVRGCQTCHYGTFNSQPNGSCKNWTKCSANQVLESGTAAKDVICKHASDNPTSVTTPSTVSPAIPFSITVPAISSVADLPRSRFGDKVVSWAAVHSVSAAFVHMLQYLAEKETTCSLQENACHTSRLNSGRCLQLPFS
- the TNFRSF9 gene encoding tumor necrosis factor receptor superfamily member 9 isoform X6; amino-acid sequence: MGAAAARAARALLPAALLALALGPGPAAALPCRADCPAGTFVVSAGCRRGAECRQCPAGTFSSAAGRSRCKLCRTCQGIFTYLKECSSKSDAECTCKEGYRCSGDGCSHCEQSCGVGQEHTVRGCQTCHYGTFNSQPNGSCKNWTKCSANQVLESGTAAKDVICKHASDNPTSVTTPSTVSPAIPFSITVPAISSVADLPRSRFGDKVVSACHTSRLNSGRCLQLPFS
- the TNFRSF9 gene encoding tumor necrosis factor receptor superfamily member 9 isoform X2 gives rise to the protein MGAAAARAARALLPAALLALALGPGPAAALPCRADCPAGTFVVSAGCRRGAECRQCPAGTFSSAAGRSRCKLCRTCQGIFTYLKECSSKSDAECTCKEGYRCSGDGCSHCEQSCGVGQEHTVRGCQTCHYGTFNSQPNGSCKNWTKCSANQVLESGTAAKDVICKHASDNPTSVTTPSTVSPAIPFSITVPGNKLQTDVIRISLTAAGLLCIVFLLPLCICFSIWQKKKLHAVFKKMHATPQDSIQEDACSCRFPEEEQGEYQDCGKSTEFRDLLVN
- the TNFRSF9 gene encoding tumor necrosis factor receptor superfamily member 9 isoform X5, yielding MGAAAARAARALLPAALLALALGPGPAAALPCRADCPAGTFVVSAGCRRGAECRQCPAGTFSSAAGRSRCKLCRTCQGIFTYLKECSSKSDAECTCKEGYRCSGDGCSHCEQSCGVGQEHTVRGCQTCHYGTFNSQPNGSCKNWTKCSANQVLESGTAAKDVICKHASDNPTSVTTPSTVSPAIPFSITVPVHATPQDSIQEDACSCRFPEEEQGEYQDCGKSTEFRDLLVN